The Paenibacillus sp. MBLB1832 genome has a window encoding:
- a CDS encoding ABC transporter ATP-binding protein, with product MLRRFFSYYRPYKHLFILDFTCAVVAGLLELGFPLAVNQVIDKLLPAGNWGWILWACAGLLAVYGLNTLLNFVVTYWGHKLGINIETDMRKKMFDHLQKLSFRFYDNNKTGQLMSRMANDLLEIGEVAHHGPEDLFIAVMTLIGALLLMLQINVKLALLTFVIVPFLLWIAVYFNQKMTKTFRRMMGDLADINARVEDNIGGIRVVQAFANESHEKKLFEVNNGRFRLTKLASYKIMAWNVSLSYILMRSVTVFVLICGTWFVIDKQISYGEFIAFVLLTNVFLGPIQKINNVIESYPKGIAGFKRYIEVIDTEPEVADHHNASKVDHLEGRIKFDRVSFGYGEEDRVLHNISLSIRAGETVAFVGPSGAGKTTICSLLPRFYDVSEGSITIDGMDIRQIELESLRRQIGIVQQDVFLFSGTMRENIAYGKLGATDEEIWDAARRAQLEGYIQSQPKGLDTVIGERGVKLSGGQKQRLAIARMFLKNPPILILDEATSALDTETEAAIQQSLAELSKGRTTLVIAHRLATIKNADRIVVVTEEGIAEQGGHEELIAVGGVYSRLHQAQFSS from the coding sequence ATGTTAAGAAGATTTTTCTCGTATTACAGGCCATATAAGCACTTATTTATACTAGACTTCACGTGTGCGGTGGTCGCGGGGTTGCTCGAACTGGGGTTCCCGCTAGCCGTCAATCAAGTGATCGATAAATTGCTGCCTGCGGGGAATTGGGGCTGGATCCTATGGGCTTGTGCAGGGCTGCTTGCCGTCTACGGGCTCAACACGCTGCTCAATTTTGTTGTTACGTATTGGGGACATAAGCTAGGCATCAATATTGAAACCGATATGCGCAAAAAAATGTTCGACCATCTGCAGAAACTAAGCTTCCGTTTCTATGACAACAACAAGACAGGTCAGCTCATGTCACGGATGGCGAACGATCTGCTTGAGATTGGTGAAGTTGCGCATCATGGGCCGGAGGATCTTTTCATTGCGGTTATGACGTTGATCGGAGCGCTCCTGCTCATGCTGCAAATTAATGTGAAGCTTGCGCTGCTCACGTTCGTTATCGTGCCGTTTCTGCTCTGGATTGCGGTGTATTTTAATCAGAAAATGACCAAAACGTTTCGCCGCATGATGGGCGATCTCGCGGACATTAATGCTCGGGTCGAGGATAATATCGGCGGTATCCGTGTAGTACAAGCGTTTGCGAATGAATCGCATGAGAAGAAGCTCTTCGAAGTGAACAATGGTCGCTTCCGACTGACGAAGCTGGCCTCGTATAAAATTATGGCGTGGAACGTTTCGCTCAGCTACATTTTGATGCGCTCTGTGACGGTGTTCGTGCTCATCTGCGGCACGTGGTTCGTGATCGACAAGCAAATTTCGTATGGCGAGTTCATTGCCTTCGTTCTTTTGACGAACGTCTTTCTGGGGCCGATTCAGAAAATCAACAACGTCATCGAAAGCTACCCGAAAGGGATTGCTGGTTTCAAAAGGTACATTGAAGTGATCGATACCGAGCCCGAGGTGGCCGATCACCATAACGCCAGCAAGGTGGATCACCTTGAAGGTCGGATTAAGTTCGATAGGGTCTCCTTCGGCTACGGGGAGGAAGACCGTGTGCTCCACAACATCTCCCTCTCTATTCGTGCGGGGGAGACCGTTGCTTTCGTCGGGCCTTCGGGCGCAGGCAAAACGACGATCTGCTCCTTGCTGCCTCGCTTCTACGATGTAAGCGAGGGCAGTATCACGATCGACGGCATGGACATCCGTCAGATCGAGCTGGAGTCGCTGCGCCGCCAGATCGGCATCGTGCAGCAGGATGTGTTCCTGTTCTCCGGCACGATGCGGGAGAACATTGCGTACGGCAAGTTAGGCGCGACGGATGAGGAGATCTGGGATGCTGCGCGCCGTGCGCAGCTAGAGGGGTACATTCAGTCCCAGCCAAAGGGACTGGATACGGTCATCGGAGAGCGCGGCGTTAAGCTCTCGGGTGGGCAGAAGCAGCGCCTCGCGATCGCGCGCATGTTCTTGAAAAATCCGCCGATTCTCATCCTAGATGAGGCGACATCGGCGCTCGACACCGAGACGGAGGCGGCGATTCAGCAGTCGCTGGCCGAGCTGTCGAAAGGCCGTACGACGCTCGTCATTGCCCACCGGCTCGCGACGATCAAGAATGCGGACCGCATCGTCGTCGTGACGGAGGAGGGCATCGCCGAGCAAGGCGGTCACGAGGAGCTCATCGCCGTGGGCGGTGTGTACAGCCGCTTGCACCAGGCTCAGTTTAGTTCGTAG
- a CDS encoding lipase family protein, protein MEAWNHVQQRDGYTNCHSPRGDVQSKLYPTGTRNGRRHFTRKLSNCRSHHSLLVPQLPELFGFIAETDSQIVIVFRGTTTTSDWISDAIARQTPFPYAKDGGLVHQGFLDIYQSARKPLLAAMSKLSAGKQLYLTGHSLGGSLATLCAADLAANTKFTSPSVYTFGSPRVGNPSFAKLFNLRTGPHYRVFNRNDMVPSLPPLVYKSPRTGDLYHYIHVKKAVELVNPTGSLAGNHAVSNYYHEVAKLDPKYAKLLSARTPGFCPK, encoded by the coding sequence GTGGAGGCATGGAACCATGTTCAGCAACGCGATGGATACACGAACTGCCATTCGCCTCGCGGCGATGTGCAGTCAAAGCTATACCCAACTGGAACAAGGAACGGAAGGCGTCATTTTACCCGCAAATTATCGAATTGTCGCTCCCATCACAGCCTCCTCGTTCCTCAGCTCCCGGAATTGTTCGGTTTTATTGCGGAAACGGATAGTCAGATTGTGATTGTCTTTCGAGGCACGACGACGACATCGGATTGGATTTCCGACGCGATCGCCAGGCAGACACCTTTTCCTTATGCCAAAGACGGCGGGCTCGTCCACCAAGGCTTTCTCGATATTTATCAATCCGCACGAAAACCGCTTTTAGCTGCCATGAGTAAGTTATCCGCGGGCAAGCAGCTTTACCTCACGGGACATAGCCTGGGCGGTTCGCTTGCTACGTTATGTGCGGCCGATTTGGCGGCTAACACGAAGTTTACGAGTCCGTCTGTGTATACGTTTGGTTCGCCGCGCGTGGGAAATCCATCATTTGCCAAACTGTTCAACCTCCGAACTGGCCCTCACTATCGCGTTTTTAATCGTAATGACATGGTCCCTTCGCTTCCACCGCTCGTGTACAAATCGCCTCGTACGGGTGATCTTTATCACTATATTCATGTGAAAAAAGCAGTGGAGCTCGTGAATCCCACTGGTTCACTTGCTGGGAATCATGCGGTCAGCAACTATTACCACGAAGTGGCGAAGCTAGATCCGAAGTATGCGAAACTGCTGAGTGCAAGGACACCGGGGTTTTGCCCGAAATGA
- a CDS encoding carboxypeptidase regulatory-like domain-containing protein, translating into MRRLKVFVSVCLLATTLPTSAFASYKLDQDNQGVDIVDVAKALQDSQAMQTITGKSTYEKSDVQQLLRQVAPLRFQPVLGKVTGFVTDENGKAISSASITLDGLTTILTNVNGQFEFNNVPVAYQTSVHIHKDGYTDVNSDLFNILTGSTRDLGTMILRKIPTYGSVSGYVYGPDQVGLTAATVSVEGLTPALSVLTDSTGFFTLSNVPTGDRVLTVTKDTYVGSYQSFSVTANNVTTLQPIHLEKVTVPPVLSSITGLIKSDDNQPLIDARVSVTGTTYAAMTDANGLFTISNMPVGVTDLDITKQGYTPIHLSGITVTESVYDIGTIQLATVVSPKGSISGLVALSHGGGPVSLHIQGTDITVQAAATGNFAIQNLPVGNYTLQITADNYMEQNIPVTVTPNGNASVNVSLQRILVNVDGIAMTAAGPVPQGTRVTLQDTNYEARTDVDGKFTFLDLPAGSTIQAIAIENYQLLGTFTSFTVTANVVNSIGEVHFRLTPPVTSSITGLIKSDNNHPLIDARVSVTGTTFGAMTDANGLFTISNVPVGVTDLDITIQGYKPIHLLGLTVSESVYDIGTINLSAVAVSQEIIKGTLTDENGDPIAEASVNFNGVSRFTDSYGNFSFDGNSNESLNNGFLTIMKDGFETYPLFGINLSAGETLDLHMITMSVAKRSLPGKVELAYGDSPASIHVKGTNITVSTDAAGYFTIEALPVGDSTLEVTATNYEGLSVPVKVLQNGNTPVNISLVRKLANVEGKVVSTTGETIPPGTQVTIPGTSYMAYTDADGTFTFSNLPAGYTIPSISIANYLPKIASLAFTVTAGGTNNLGPIDLQPTGTMGIVNGYVELDGAHVANTTVILLDSNDNYVASTTTDALGWFNFGNFPVNGTFTLTIQKPGYAIAPRHLTVQPGYNDVDLHLKAIVSVHNESEFLAAYADVDVPHILLVNDIHLTTSLDFNREVYLSGMGGAAMTQLTAPSITISLYDPNKHVSWSELDMYSDVGNSRSDLERTLNRGFLEKINVNGLADYVGFIHRTGSYYSTTDENNRIAFVNSEYAFHAAQEDANVSRIYIVPTLTLYSGTSFQGGSIYVKDSGETIDPIPPTLTNVSTGYLELDLQEVQARVDEAATLYLVKEGTPKELLEILANQVASKSVSSSGTVSLNLSTVSQGNYLLYAVDTSGNVSIPSETIELHKSLSGALSDIRSTLALETPDPFAITYENLVDAGLNDVNASQIDLYRYTLNMNKVALLSANTNEDFVGVMQNGVETANAAPEINRILVSGIEGYYDWSLLEERGEYYLTLYGLDGIHSSSQLTVAEHLMELAFERGDRKLLTKAAMQTAIHDTVPSPQLSHWRGDPVKQELGSKRVIVSFNLQNSNEVSLKDYEANDFTIKVNGEETNLSNTDKFPFFLYNDEIDSYQFVFEGSADAASYTLSEFSLHGTNLELGDLSITTPDPYAILITSIDLSLIGNATRIATNDGIALQLTIGPSEATNKDIVWSVVPSGSVNATVDGQGHLNVTGLGHFTVTATNPMSGVSKSLELEAVDWQAALLAVKEYATNAVTTELTLKELENAYLASIDESAFNTYKEIIRAKGSEFVGLDIAGISSLLRDIIYEYKDTTAINQALFDYLGENPTTWYELDKESFAYAGATNVDDINITYLKQVILSRFLQEHQPFTKAQLASLVSNELEAAGWYAALQAVQDYATSEGTTDLTLEQFEYACLSSIDESAFTTYKWAIQANRMTFTEASLKQVSEQLYNIMIEYKDTATLNQALNNPAAWDELNVASLSDAGAFYVDETNITYVKQVILETFEQERKPLSRTQLMNLSSNVPSFRMMNPDLRSYATQMVSQHVNNETGNVVVTFRVGNAGGEDIASLTSQDVTAVISGVPQDLRDAYPIKNFQHLGGGEYSFEVLESALTSPLVIDSLNVKVGYTDIPIATNVSVNRQAALIEQKISLHTLNTEDIPLFAAGHLPNISELNYSDLVAKLELAYTAHGNVLAEDTIARIINGMRILSVYYVTTTESVDTYYVEFDQDITGSSSKSMSARNALGYLIRLGTSANGNSFDFSFGKSSKLPVVLTYTATTEGTLKYTEMEEAVPDFEIIFTEYASTE; encoded by the coding sequence ATGCGAAGGTTAAAAGTATTTGTAAGTGTTTGTTTATTGGCGACAACTTTGCCGACATCGGCATTTGCGAGCTATAAGCTAGATCAGGACAATCAAGGCGTTGATATTGTGGATGTGGCGAAAGCTCTTCAAGATAGTCAAGCCATGCAAACGATTACTGGGAAAAGCACGTATGAGAAGTCTGATGTTCAGCAGCTTTTACGTCAGGTTGCTCCACTTAGATTTCAACCCGTTCTCGGAAAGGTGACAGGCTTCGTCACGGATGAGAATGGAAAAGCAATTAGCAGTGCTTCGATTACACTGGATGGTCTGACTACTATACTAACGAATGTTAACGGGCAGTTTGAATTCAATAACGTACCTGTGGCTTACCAGACTTCGGTTCATATTCATAAGGACGGTTACACGGATGTCAATTCGGATCTTTTTAATATTTTGACGGGCAGCACACGCGATTTAGGAACCATGATTTTGCGAAAAATTCCAACCTACGGTTCCGTTTCGGGGTATGTGTATGGGCCGGATCAGGTTGGGTTAACGGCTGCAACGGTCAGCGTTGAGGGTCTTACTCCTGCGTTATCCGTGTTGACTGATTCAACTGGGTTCTTTACATTGAGCAATGTGCCGACTGGTGATCGGGTTTTGACTGTTACGAAGGACACTTACGTTGGGTCCTATCAGTCATTTAGCGTAACAGCAAACAACGTAACAACCCTGCAACCGATTCACCTCGAAAAAGTGACGGTACCGCCTGTTTTAAGCAGCATCACAGGTCTGATCAAGTCTGACGATAATCAGCCGCTGATCGATGCTCGCGTCAGTGTCACCGGCACTACATATGCAGCCATGACGGATGCGAACGGTCTTTTTACCATTAGCAATATGCCTGTCGGTGTTACTGATTTGGACATCACAAAACAAGGTTACACCCCTATTCACTTATCCGGTATAACCGTGACAGAAAGCGTGTATGACATCGGCACGATCCAACTTGCGACAGTCGTCAGCCCTAAAGGCAGTATTTCTGGCCTGGTCGCTCTGTCTCATGGCGGAGGACCAGTATCCTTACATATTCAAGGGACCGATATCACTGTCCAAGCAGCTGCTACGGGGAATTTTGCAATTCAAAACTTGCCAGTAGGCAACTACACGCTTCAAATAACAGCTGATAACTATATGGAACAAAACATCCCCGTGACCGTTACACCTAACGGAAATGCGTCAGTGAATGTGAGTCTTCAGCGTATACTCGTCAACGTCGATGGCATCGCCATGACAGCAGCTGGCCCAGTACCTCAAGGTACACGAGTGACCCTACAAGATACGAATTATGAGGCACGGACGGACGTTGATGGCAAATTTACGTTCCTTGATCTGCCTGCAGGATCTACGATCCAAGCGATCGCAATTGAAAACTATCAGCTGTTAGGGACATTTACTAGCTTTACCGTTACCGCTAATGTCGTGAACAGTATCGGTGAGGTTCACTTCCGCTTAACGCCGCCGGTAACGAGCAGCATCACAGGTCTAATCAAGTCTGACAATAATCATCCGCTAATCGATGCTCGCGTCAGTGTCACTGGCACTACGTTTGGAGCCATGACAGATGCGAACGGTCTTTTTACCATTAGCAATGTGCCCGTGGGTGTTACTGATCTGGACATCACTATACAAGGTTACAAGCCGATTCATTTACTAGGTCTAACGGTTTCAGAAAGTGTGTACGACATCGGTACGATCAACCTTTCCGCGGTTGCCGTTTCTCAAGAGATCATTAAAGGAACTTTAACGGATGAAAACGGTGATCCTATTGCAGAAGCCAGCGTGAACTTCAATGGTGTTTCACGATTTACAGATTCGTACGGCAATTTCAGTTTTGATGGGAATAGCAATGAGTCCCTGAATAACGGTTTTCTCACGATAATGAAAGACGGCTTTGAGACGTATCCCCTATTTGGGATCAACTTATCTGCTGGAGAAACTCTTGACCTTCATATGATCACGATGTCCGTTGCGAAGCGCAGCCTGCCTGGGAAAGTCGAGCTAGCTTATGGCGATAGCCCGGCATCTATCCATGTCAAAGGAACGAACATCACGGTATCAACGGATGCTGCTGGGTATTTTACGATTGAAGCTTTGCCGGTCGGCGACTCTACCCTTGAAGTAACTGCTACTAACTATGAGGGACTAAGTGTCCCTGTGAAGGTTTTGCAGAATGGGAATACGCCAGTCAATATCAGTCTTGTTCGTAAACTGGCGAATGTTGAAGGCAAGGTGGTTTCTACGACGGGTGAGACGATCCCTCCAGGTACGCAAGTAACCATTCCGGGTACTTCTTATATGGCATATACGGACGCGGACGGCACATTCACGTTCTCTAATCTTCCTGCTGGATATACAATCCCTTCGATTTCCATCGCCAACTATTTGCCTAAAATCGCTTCTTTAGCGTTTACGGTTACGGCTGGCGGAACCAATAATCTCGGACCGATCGACCTTCAGCCAACAGGAACAATGGGGATTGTTAATGGATATGTCGAATTGGACGGCGCTCATGTAGCCAATACCACCGTGATCCTGCTTGATAGTAACGACAATTATGTTGCGTCAACGACGACCGATGCGCTTGGTTGGTTTAATTTCGGAAATTTCCCGGTCAATGGAACCTTTACGCTAACAATCCAAAAACCTGGTTATGCGATCGCGCCAAGACATCTGACTGTTCAACCTGGCTATAACGATGTCGATCTTCATCTCAAAGCGATTGTCTCTGTTCACAATGAATCCGAGTTCCTAGCCGCATATGCTGATGTGGATGTGCCGCATATTTTATTAGTAAATGATATTCATCTTACTACTTCGCTTGATTTCAACCGAGAAGTATATCTCTCAGGTATGGGTGGCGCTGCGATGACCCAACTGACGGCACCTAGCATTACCATTTCCTTATATGACCCTAATAAGCATGTGAGTTGGAGTGAATTGGACATGTATTCCGATGTTGGGAACAGCCGATCTGATCTTGAACGCACGCTGAATAGAGGATTCCTAGAAAAAATAAATGTAAACGGCTTAGCCGATTATGTAGGATTTATTCATCGAACAGGAAGTTACTATAGCACTACTGACGAAAATAATCGTATTGCCTTTGTCAATTCAGAATATGCTTTCCATGCTGCCCAAGAGGATGCAAACGTATCTCGCATTTATATCGTTCCAACTCTTACTCTTTACTCGGGGACGTCCTTCCAAGGCGGATCGATTTATGTGAAGGATTCTGGTGAAACGATTGATCCTATACCTCCAACACTGACTAACGTTTCTACGGGATACTTGGAGCTTGATTTGCAAGAAGTACAAGCTAGAGTCGACGAAGCAGCTACGCTTTACCTGGTAAAGGAAGGGACACCGAAGGAGTTATTAGAAATTCTCGCTAACCAAGTCGCGAGTAAATCTGTTTCATCAAGTGGAACTGTTTCATTAAATCTCTCTACTGTTTCTCAAGGAAATTACTTACTTTACGCGGTTGACACATCGGGGAATGTCTCCATACCATCTGAAACTATCGAACTTCATAAGTCATTATCTGGGGCCTTGTCGGATATTCGCTCGACCCTTGCACTTGAGACGCCAGATCCATTCGCGATTACTTACGAGAATTTAGTAGACGCCGGTCTGAACGATGTAAATGCATCTCAAATCGACTTGTATCGTTACACACTGAACATGAATAAGGTCGCTCTGCTTTCAGCCAATACCAATGAGGATTTCGTTGGGGTTATGCAAAATGGGGTGGAAACCGCCAATGCAGCGCCTGAAATTAACCGGATCTTAGTATCAGGGATAGAAGGGTATTACGATTGGTCACTGCTTGAAGAGCGTGGTGAATATTACCTGACTCTGTATGGTCTGGATGGTATCCACTCATCTTCTCAGCTAACTGTGGCTGAACATCTGATGGAACTCGCTTTCGAGAGAGGCGATAGAAAACTTTTGACCAAAGCAGCTATGCAGACGGCTATCCATGATACAGTGCCATCGCCTCAGCTTTCTCATTGGAGGGGAGATCCTGTTAAGCAAGAACTCGGTTCAAAACGAGTAATCGTCAGCTTTAATCTTCAAAACAGCAACGAAGTTTCGTTGAAAGACTATGAGGCGAACGATTTCACAATTAAAGTTAACGGTGAAGAGACAAATTTGAGCAATACAGATAAGTTCCCATTCTTCTTGTACAATGATGAGATTGATAGCTATCAATTCGTGTTTGAAGGCAGCGCAGACGCGGCTAGTTATACACTTTCGGAGTTCTCCCTGCATGGAACGAACTTGGAGCTTGGGGATTTATCCATAACGACTCCTGATCCTTATGCGATCTTGATTACATCGATAGATCTGAGTCTAATTGGCAACGCTACTCGCATTGCAACCAATGACGGTATTGCTCTTCAACTCACGATTGGACCTTCGGAAGCAACAAATAAGGACATTGTTTGGAGCGTCGTACCTAGTGGTAGTGTCAATGCAACTGTGGATGGACAAGGCCACCTTAACGTTACAGGTCTTGGGCATTTTACAGTTACAGCGACAAATCCGATGTCAGGCGTGAGCAAGTCACTTGAACTAGAGGCCGTGGATTGGCAAGCTGCGTTGCTTGCTGTTAAGGAGTATGCAACAAATGCAGTGACGACAGAACTCACGTTGAAAGAGTTAGAGAATGCGTATTTGGCATCCATAGATGAGAGTGCCTTTAACACGTATAAAGAGATCATTCGGGCCAAAGGTTCGGAATTCGTCGGATTAGACATCGCTGGAATTTCTAGTCTATTACGGGATATTATTTACGAGTACAAGGATACTACAGCTATCAACCAAGCCCTCTTCGATTACCTTGGAGAAAATCCTACAACTTGGTACGAGTTAGATAAAGAGTCCTTCGCTTATGCTGGCGCAACTAATGTGGACGATATCAATATTACGTATCTAAAACAGGTTATTTTAAGCAGGTTTTTGCAAGAGCACCAACCGTTTACTAAAGCGCAACTAGCTAGTCTTGTTTCCAATGAACTAGAAGCTGCAGGTTGGTACGCCGCGTTGCAAGCCGTGCAGGATTATGCCACAAGTGAGGGTACGACAGACCTGACCTTAGAACAATTTGAATACGCATGTCTTAGCTCCATTGATGAGAGTGCCTTTACTACGTATAAGTGGGCAATTCAGGCTAATAGGATGACATTCACAGAGGCATCTCTCAAGCAGGTTTCTGAACAATTATACAATATCATGATCGAGTACAAGGATACGGCAACGCTCAACCAAGCCTTAAACAATCCTGCAGCTTGGGACGAGTTAAATGTAGCGTCTTTGTCTGATGCCGGCGCATTTTATGTGGATGAAACGAATATCACATATGTCAAACAGGTTATTTTAGAAACGTTTGAGCAAGAGCGCAAGCCGCTCAGCCGAACGCAATTAATGAATCTTTCTTCTAATGTGCCTAGCTTCCGCATGATGAACCCAGATCTGCGCTCCTATGCGACTCAAATGGTAAGTCAGCATGTAAACAATGAGACTGGTAATGTTGTTGTCACATTCAGGGTTGGCAATGCAGGGGGAGAAGATATCGCTAGCCTGACTTCACAAGATGTTACAGCAGTCATTAGCGGGGTACCACAGGATCTACGCGACGCATACCCGATCAAAAACTTCCAGCATCTTGGAGGTGGCGAATACAGTTTTGAGGTGCTCGAATCAGCTCTCACAAGCCCTCTTGTTATCGATTCACTAAACGTAAAAGTCGGGTACACGGATATCCCAATTGCAACGAATGTTTCAGTCAATAGACAAGCTGCGCTGATTGAGCAGAAGATCTCGCTTCATACGCTGAACACTGAGGATATACCTTTGTTTGCAGCAGGCCATCTGCCAAATATCTCTGAGCTAAATTATTCTGATCTGGTTGCTAAGTTGGAGCTTGCCTACACCGCGCACGGCAATGTACTGGCGGAAGATACAATTGCTCGAATTATTAACGGCATGCGTATATTGAGCGTTTATTATGTAACAACGACAGAAAGTGTAGACACTTATTATGTTGAATTTGATCAAGACATAACAGGAAGCTCATCCAAATCGATGTCCGCACGTAACGCATTGGGTTATCTTATCCGACTAGGTACTAGTGCTAACGGTAATAGTTTTGACTTCTCCTTCGGCAAAAGCTCAAAGCTCCCTGTTGTTCTAACGTATACCGCTACGACAGAAGGGACCTTGAAATACACCGAGATGGAAGAAGCGGTGCCCGATTTTGAAATTATTTTTACGGAATACGCCTCTACTGAGTAG
- the cysK gene encoding cysteine synthase A: protein MSKIYNNLTELIGNTPLLELWNFNTRQGAEARIVAKLEYMNPAGSVKDRIGYAMLKEAERAGKINANTVIIEPTSGNTGIGLALAAAAMGYRLIIIMPDSFSEERRKIVKALGAELILTPAAEGMQGAIRKAEQLAKELPNAYIPQQFCNPANPDAHRTTTAEEIWRDTEGAVDIFVAGVGSGGTITGVGEILKARNPHVQIVAVEPADSPVLSGGIRGMHLIQGIGAGFVPDNFNRAIVDEILTVSSQHAMTTARQLAKSEGLLVGISSGAAAYAALELAKRPENKGKTIVVILPDTGERYLTSALYNE from the coding sequence ATGTCGAAAATCTACAATAACCTCACCGAGCTCATCGGTAACACGCCGCTGCTGGAGCTCTGGAATTTCAATACCAGACAAGGTGCGGAGGCGCGAATTGTGGCGAAGCTGGAGTACATGAATCCGGCTGGCAGCGTGAAAGATCGTATCGGCTACGCAATGTTAAAGGAAGCGGAGCGGGCAGGAAAAATCAACGCCAACACCGTCATCATTGAACCGACCAGCGGCAATACGGGCATCGGACTTGCGCTTGCCGCGGCGGCTATGGGCTATCGGCTGATTATTATCATGCCGGATTCCTTCAGTGAGGAGCGACGCAAAATCGTAAAGGCGCTGGGCGCCGAGCTCATTCTTACACCTGCGGCTGAAGGCATGCAAGGGGCGATTCGCAAAGCGGAACAGTTGGCAAAGGAACTTCCAAACGCGTACATTCCGCAGCAGTTTTGCAATCCGGCCAACCCCGATGCTCACCGCACGACGACCGCGGAAGAGATCTGGCGGGATACGGAGGGGGCCGTTGATATTTTCGTTGCGGGCGTAGGCTCGGGCGGCACGATTACAGGTGTTGGCGAGATTCTGAAAGCGCGCAATCCCCATGTGCAAATTGTCGCTGTGGAGCCTGCCGATTCCCCAGTGCTATCGGGGGGCATACGCGGTATGCACCTCATTCAAGGTATCGGTGCAGGCTTCGTGCCAGACAATTTCAATCGCGCTATCGTGGACGAAATCCTCACGGTAAGCAGTCAACATGCAATGACGACAGCCCGCCAATTGGCCAAATCGGAAGGCCTTCTCGTCGGTATTTCATCAGGGGCAGCGGCCTATGCTGCACTCGAACTGGCCAAACGTCCCGAGAATAAGGGGAAGACGATCGTTGTGATTTTGCCTGATACGGGTGAACGTTACTTGACCTCGGCCCTGTATAATGAATAG
- a CDS encoding exodeoxyribonuclease III — protein sequence MKLVSWNVNGLRACVNKGFIDYFKEVDADLFCLQETKLQEGQIDLELGKGYQQFWNYAEKKGYSGTAVFSKVAPLSVRYGIEEDAEPEGRILTLEFENFYLVTVYTPNAKRDLSRLPYRLEWEDRFRDYLVKLDAVKPVLVCGDLNVAHNEIDIKNAKGNHGNSGFTAEERGKMTDLLAEGFVDTFRHLYPERTDVYSWWSNMPGVRARNVGWRIDYFLASERLAPNITEASIACDILGSDHCPVVLELDLA from the coding sequence ATGAAACTCGTATCATGGAATGTGAACGGCTTAAGAGCCTGCGTGAATAAAGGGTTTATCGACTATTTCAAGGAAGTGGATGCGGATCTTTTCTGCTTGCAGGAGACGAAATTGCAAGAGGGGCAGATTGACCTCGAGCTCGGCAAGGGGTATCAACAATTTTGGAATTACGCGGAGAAGAAGGGGTATTCGGGTACGGCGGTTTTCTCGAAAGTGGCGCCACTTTCGGTTCGTTATGGGATCGAGGAGGATGCCGAGCCAGAGGGCCGCATTTTGACATTGGAATTCGAGAACTTCTATTTGGTGACGGTGTACACGCCGAATGCGAAACGTGATTTGTCCAGACTGCCGTATCGGCTTGAGTGGGAGGATCGGTTCCGCGACTATCTCGTTAAACTCGATGCGGTCAAACCTGTTCTGGTGTGCGGGGATTTGAACGTGGCCCACAACGAAATTGACATCAAAAACGCCAAAGGCAACCACGGCAACTCCGGCTTCACCGCCGAGGAACGCGGCAAAATGACTGACCTGCTGGCAGAAGGCTTCGTGGATACGTTTCGACACCTTTATCCCGAGCGAACGGACGTGTATTCATGGTGGTCCAATATGCCAGGCGTGCGCGCGCGGAATGTTGGATGGCGGATTGATTACTTCCTGGCTTCAGAGCGCTTAGCGCCGAACATCACAGAAGCTTCCATTGCTTGCGATATTTTGGGGAGCGATCATTGTCCCGTCGTTTTGGAGCTGGATTTGGCCTAA
- a CDS encoding DUF2306 domain-containing protein — protein sequence MMRNYALTCAAITLRIYTPLAAVLFGLTDTNDTFGVIAWIAWIPNLLVAEMLIRRRTRSTSKSLHV from the coding sequence ATGATGCGAAATTACGCGCTCACCTGCGCGGCGATTACCCTTCGCATTTATACACCATTAGCGGCTGTACTCTTCGGGTTAACCGATACGAACGATACTTTCGGTGTCATCGCGTGGATCGCTTGGATACCGAATTTACTCGTGGCCGAGATGCTCATTCGCAGAAGAACGCGGAGTACTTCGAAGTCGTTGCACGTGTAA